One segment of Carya illinoinensis cultivar Pawnee chromosome 1, C.illinoinensisPawnee_v1, whole genome shotgun sequence DNA contains the following:
- the LOC122281821 gene encoding mitochondrial-processing peptidase subunit alpha-like isoform X2, whose product MAFKSTTNRSHLSVVREVEAIGGNIGASASREQMGYTADAIKTYLPQMVELLVDSVRNPAFLDWEVNEELQKLKAELGELSNNPQGLLLEAIHSAGYSGALANPLLAPEAALNRLDGTILKEFIAENYTAPRMVLAASGVEHEEFLSIAEPLLSDLPSAHRLEEPRSVYVGGDYRRQADIVNTHIALAFEVPGGWRKEKEAVLVTVLQMLMGGGGSFSAGGPGKGMHSRLYLNVLNEYQQIQSFSAFNSIFNETGLFGIYASTGPDFASKAVDIAAGELISIATPGQVSEVQLKRAKESTKSAVLMNLESRMIVSEDIGRQILTYGKRLPVEHFLKAVDEITLKDITTISQMIISSPLTMASYGDVLNVPSYESVSSKFLIK is encoded by the exons ATGGCCTTCAAGAGCACAACAAACAGAAGCCACTTAAGCGTTGTGAGGGAAGTGGAAGCAATCGGCGGTAACATAGGAGCCTCAGCTTCTCGGGAGCAAATGGGGTACACTGCTGATGCTATAAAAACGTACCTTCCACAAATGGTAGAGTTGCTTGTTGACTCTGTGAGGAACCCAGCCTTCCTGGATTGGGAAGTCAACGAAGAG CTGCAAAAGCTGAAAGCAGAGCTCGGAGAACTTTCTAACAATCCTCAAGGCTTACTATTAGAGGCTATTCACTCTGCCGGTTACTCTGGTGCATTGGCAAATCCTCTTTTGGCTCCTGAAGCTGCATTAAATAGATTGGATGGTACCATTTTGAAGGAATTTATTGCT GAGAATTATACAGCTCCTCGGATGGTTCTTGCAGCATCTGGGGTTGAACATGAGGAGTTTCTGTCCATTGCAGAACCACTCCTCTCTGACTTACCAAGCGCACACCGTTTGGAAGAACCAAGATCTGTATATGTTGGAGGGGATTATCGTCGTCAAGCTGATATAGTG AACACGCACATTGCTCTTGCATTTGAAGTTCCTGGGGGCTGGCGTAAAGAGAAAGAAGCTGTTCTTGTGACTGTTCTTCAG ATGCTAATGGGAGGAGGTGGTTCATTCTCTGCTGGGGGCCCTGGAAAAGGGATGCACTCACGACTAT ATCTCAATGTCTTGAATGAGTACCAGCAGATCCAATCATTTTCTGCATTCAACAGTATCTTCAATGAAACAGGATTGTTTGGAATTTATGCTAGCACT GGCCCTGACTTTGCATCAAAAGCAGTTGATATAGCAGCTGGAGAATTAATCTCAATTGCAACACCTGGACAAG TTAGCGAGGTGCAGCTTAAGCGTGCCAAAGAGTCCACAAAATCTGCAGTCCTGATGAATCTGGAATCTAGA ATGATTGTATCAGAGGATATAGGGAGGCAGATTTTGACTTATGGAAAGAG GTTGCCTGTCGAGCATTTCTTGAAAGCTGTAGATGAAATCACTTTGAAGGATATTACTACGATATCACAAATGATCATTTCTTCACCTCTAACAATGGCATCATATGGGGATG TTCTCAATGTCCCGAGCTACGAATCAGTTAGCAGCAAGTTTCTGATAAAATGA
- the LOC122281821 gene encoding mitochondrial-processing peptidase subunit alpha-like isoform X1, producing MYRAAASRLRSLKGYAGTFGTTRFATSSAVAEKQSSGGLFSFLAGGRSGTLPSLNIPLAGVTLPPPLPDYVEPSKTKITTLPNGVKIASETTLNPAASIGLYLDCGSIYETPESFGASHLLERMAFKSTTNRSHLSVVREVEAIGGNIGASASREQMGYTADAIKTYLPQMVELLVDSVRNPAFLDWEVNEELQKLKAELGELSNNPQGLLLEAIHSAGYSGALANPLLAPEAALNRLDGTILKEFIAENYTAPRMVLAASGVEHEEFLSIAEPLLSDLPSAHRLEEPRSVYVGGDYRRQADIVNTHIALAFEVPGGWRKEKEAVLVTVLQMLMGGGGSFSAGGPGKGMHSRLYLNVLNEYQQIQSFSAFNSIFNETGLFGIYASTGPDFASKAVDIAAGELISIATPGQVSEVQLKRAKESTKSAVLMNLESRMIVSEDIGRQILTYGKRLPVEHFLKAVDEITLKDITTISQMIISSPLTMASYGDVLNVPSYESVSSKFLIK from the exons ATGTACCGGGCCGCGGCTTCACGTCTTAGGTCTCTCAAG GGTTATGCAGGCACTTTTGGGACCACTAGGTTTGCGACTTCAAGTGCAGTTGCGGAAAAGCAATCTTCAGGGGGTCTCTTTAGCTTTCTCGCGGGGGGAAGGTCTGGAACTCTACCTTCCCTGAATATCCCACTTGCAGGCGTGACCCTCCCTCCTCCACTACCTGATTATGTCGAACCGAGTAAAACTAAGATTACAACTCTCCCTAATGGTGTCAAAATAGCTTCAGAAACAACGCTG AATCCTGCAGCATCCATAGGGTTGTACCTTGATTGTGGTTCTATTTATGAGACACCAGAGTCATTTGGGGCTTCACACTTGCTAGAACGAATGGCCTTCAAGAGCACAACAAACAGAAGCCACTTAAGCGTTGTGAGGGAAGTGGAAGCAATCGGCGGTAACATAGGAGCCTCAGCTTCTCGGGAGCAAATGGGGTACACTGCTGATGCTATAAAAACGTACCTTCCACAAATGGTAGAGTTGCTTGTTGACTCTGTGAGGAACCCAGCCTTCCTGGATTGGGAAGTCAACGAAGAG CTGCAAAAGCTGAAAGCAGAGCTCGGAGAACTTTCTAACAATCCTCAAGGCTTACTATTAGAGGCTATTCACTCTGCCGGTTACTCTGGTGCATTGGCAAATCCTCTTTTGGCTCCTGAAGCTGCATTAAATAGATTGGATGGTACCATTTTGAAGGAATTTATTGCT GAGAATTATACAGCTCCTCGGATGGTTCTTGCAGCATCTGGGGTTGAACATGAGGAGTTTCTGTCCATTGCAGAACCACTCCTCTCTGACTTACCAAGCGCACACCGTTTGGAAGAACCAAGATCTGTATATGTTGGAGGGGATTATCGTCGTCAAGCTGATATAGTG AACACGCACATTGCTCTTGCATTTGAAGTTCCTGGGGGCTGGCGTAAAGAGAAAGAAGCTGTTCTTGTGACTGTTCTTCAG ATGCTAATGGGAGGAGGTGGTTCATTCTCTGCTGGGGGCCCTGGAAAAGGGATGCACTCACGACTAT ATCTCAATGTCTTGAATGAGTACCAGCAGATCCAATCATTTTCTGCATTCAACAGTATCTTCAATGAAACAGGATTGTTTGGAATTTATGCTAGCACT GGCCCTGACTTTGCATCAAAAGCAGTTGATATAGCAGCTGGAGAATTAATCTCAATTGCAACACCTGGACAAG TTAGCGAGGTGCAGCTTAAGCGTGCCAAAGAGTCCACAAAATCTGCAGTCCTGATGAATCTGGAATCTAGA ATGATTGTATCAGAGGATATAGGGAGGCAGATTTTGACTTATGGAAAGAG GTTGCCTGTCGAGCATTTCTTGAAAGCTGTAGATGAAATCACTTTGAAGGATATTACTACGATATCACAAATGATCATTTCTTCACCTCTAACAATGGCATCATATGGGGATG TTCTCAATGTCCCGAGCTACGAATCAGTTAGCAGCAAGTTTCTGATAAAATGA